Within Bacteroidales bacterium, the genomic segment CGCTTCATTATTTTTCGCAAAAAGCCGGTTTTTCTAATGCGGGGTTACCTGCATCCACCCCGCAATCCATCCCGCATTCATAAACTTTCCCGCTTACCAGCGGGATTCGTTTATGAATAATGCAGGTAAAATGAATGCAGCAAATTTAAAACATTTATTATCTCATTATATCGAATTCACTCAAGGAAATTAAATAATTTTGCTAATAAACCATCTCAATGATCCGTTATTCCTTATAAAGTAAATCAATATGAAGGCAAAAAAAGTTTTATTCACCTTTCTGGTTATCATTCTGTTCAGCATGTCAGCCCGGTCTCAGGCAATAAAAGCCGGACTGGGAGACGAATTGCGGCTGGATCCTCCTTTAAGTCTGTTAACAAAAGTTACTTTCGATATGGAATTCCTGGACCCCGCTTTAAGGACCTCCCTGGATTTTATTTTCCTGCCGGAGCTCAGAGGAAACCTGGACATTCATTATTCATTTCTAAGCAAGGACAACCTGAATCCCTACGGTATCGCCGGGGTCAATTTTTCCAGGATGTCGGGATTCAACCTGGGCGGAGGTATGAATATCCCCATAACAAACAAACTCGATGGATTTGTTGAAGCAAAATACATTTTCAGATACAATCCCGAAGCCTCATTAAAATTTGGCCTTCTTTTTATACTTTAAAAGACAAGGGATATGCTCATTTTTGCCTTTTCATCATCCGAGAGGCAAGGTCGTGTAAGGGCTTTTTCACCTCATCGCTTTTAGATATTTTATCCAGCGAGGTAAGGGCGTCTCTGAAATACTCTTCTGCTTTATCCGCTGTGAGCTGGTCTATGCCCAGACGGAGGTATATATCCTTAACTTGTTGTATCTTTGATTGAGGATCAATCTGTTTATTCCCGATCACCCGGTCCAGCTTCTCCCTGTCTGCCGGATCACTTTTCTCATAAGCCTTGATAATAAGGTAAGTTTTTTTATCGGACAGGATGTCGCCTCCTATATTCTTTCCAAAGGCCTGTTCATCTCCAAAACTATCCAGATAATCATCCTGAAGCTGAAAAGCAATGCCCATATTTTTTCCGAATTCAAAAATTTTATTGGGCTGGTCTTCCCCGGCACCCCCGATCAATGCACCCATTTTAAGACTACAGGCAATCAGTTCGGCAGTTTTCAATTCGATCATTTTCAAATATTGCTGCTCGGAAACATCAGGGGTGGTTTCAAAATCCATATCATATTGCTGCCCCTCACACACCCGTAATGCCGATTGATTGAAAACCCTGTAAACCTCGTGTGCCTCTCTTCCACGGTAATCAAATACATAGTCATAAGCCCTGATAAACATAGCATCTCCGGAGAGGATGGCAGTGTTGATATCCCATTTGGCATGTACAGTTGGATGGTTTCTCCGCACACTGGCTTTGTCCATAATATCATCATGAACCAATGTGAAATTATGGAAAATCTCTACTCCCAATGCAGGCATCAAAGCCGGCTGTAAATCGGAAGTAAATAAGTTTGATGCCATAAGCAAGAGGGCAGGCCTCAACCTTTTCCCGCCCGTATGTAATGAATAGGATATGGGTTCATACAACGCGCTGGGTTCCTGAACAAAATTTTGTTCGGCAATCGCTTTCCGGATAATTCCCTGAATTTCTTCAAAATAATACATAATTGCGAAACATTGGATTATAGCCATATAAAATTACAACAATTCATATATCTCTCCAATTTAATTTCTATAATATAAAACTTATGAGATTATATTTCGTATATGGCAGATAACAGATTCTGGTTTTATTTGTTTAACCATGGCTCGATTCATTTTGTGTACTGAATTTTACAATATGGTTTGGAAAACATTCGATTAATAACTAAATTTCGCATTAAATAAAATTTCATTGTATGAGAAAAGATACCATACTCGTACCCTGGGACTTCACAGAAGTAACTGAAAATGCACTTTTGCATGCCCTCAAACTCTCGACTCATTTGGAAAACAAAATTCAGTTAATTCATATCGTAAAGAACGAAAAGCAGCAAAGTGAGGCTGAGAGAAGGCTTAAGAATGACGTTGAAAGGCTTTCTGCAAAACATGGTGGGGTTTCAATTGAACCCGTAGTCCGTGCCGGAAGTTTATTTCATGAAATCAGTAATTATGCCTCAGATCATAACATAAGCCTGGTTGTTATGGGCACACATGGCATTAAAGGAGTTCAGAAATTAACCGGAAGCTGGGCTTTGAAGGTAATCGTGGGCTCCAAGGTTCCATTTATTGTTGTTCAGGGTCCGCCTTCTAAAAGCGAAGAATTCAAAGATATCGTATTCCCCTTGGATTACAGACAAGAAGTGAAACAAAAAGTTAACTGGGCCCTTTTTCTGGCCAAATATTTTGATGTCAACGTTCACATTATGGTCCCGAAATCAAAAGATTCCGGTTTACAGAAAAAAATAAAACTCAACGTCAATTTTGCAGAAAGAATATTTAAAAACCATAACATCAACTACAACATACAAAACATTGATTCCAGCGGCATTGGAGAAAAAACAATAGATTATGCCAAAGAGATAGATGCTGACATCATTCTGATAATGACCACAAAAAATATTGATTTCACGGATTATTTACTTGGGGCTAAAGAACAATACATCATTGCCAATCCGGCGCAAATACCTGTTATGTGTGCCAACCCCCGCACAGATATGAACAGATACGGCAGCTTTAGTGCTACGGGAGGCTAATAAAAAACTATGTAATCTGTCTTTTACAAATGCAGCAGTGACCAGGGCAGAATGATCCATCCCGGTTTCCGGCAAAATCTGGGGGTTCACCACAATAATATAAGCCATGGTCATAAAAGTGGTGACCCCTGCAATCACCTCTTTCCGAATGGTGGTCTGATGGGCTTTAAGATTAAAAAATTATCCAGGAGTCGTTTCATACGCTTACTGCCTGAATTTGCCCATCTCCATAGAAACTTACCTTTTGTTTCGTAAAAGTCTAAGGCGAATAGCGGGAAAGAACCTGAACGATTCATACTCCTGCAATCCAAATAATTTAAAAAACCGTCTTCGTCCGATTCTTCGCAGCCGAATGCTTTCAAAGTAGGAAATAATCCTGTTCAGCACATCAAAATATAGAATAACATACCAAAAAAAGATGGCAACCCATAATCTGATGATGTTAAACCAAAAAGTATCAATCTTCAGGTCACCTATGAATTTTGCAGGAGCAAAGTAATGCGCCCTACCCTTTCGGGAATCAGGCAAGCGGTAAACCGGATCCCTCAAATAGATGATCTCCTGATCTTCAATATAATAGCTGTTCAATTGGTCTGAATTTTCCACCAAAGTAGCCAGGCGTTTATTATGATACTCATCCTTCAATGCCTGAAATTCCTCCTCTCCTCCCAACTCTTTAATAAGACTGTCCCGAATGTGTTGTTTTCTGTTTTTAGCGGAGGAATACCTTGAAGAAGCCATACCATCAAGGGTATCCAGGAGGGTTCGGGTTTGGGCTTTAAATGCGCCGAGAGATTGTTGGTTTACTTCACTAAAAGACTCATAATCTATAGAATACCGTTCGGATAATTCATCCAATTCATTTTGCAGCAGACCGATTCTGCTTCTTGCACCGGATGTAATGGAATCTTCTTCTATCTGACTTAAGGCTGATTCCATTAAAG encodes:
- a CDS encoding polyprenyl synthetase family protein → MYYFEEIQGIIRKAIAEQNFVQEPSALYEPISYSLHTGGKRLRPALLLMASNLFTSDLQPALMPALGVEIFHNFTLVHDDIMDKASVRRNHPTVHAKWDINTAILSGDAMFIRAYDYVFDYRGREAHEVYRVFNQSALRVCEGQQYDMDFETTPDVSEQQYLKMIELKTAELIACSLKMGALIGGAGEDQPNKIFEFGKNMGIAFQLQDDYLDSFGDEQAFGKNIGGDILSDKKTYLIIKAYEKSDPADREKLDRVIGNKQIDPQSKIQQVKDIYLRLGIDQLTADKAEEYFRDALTSLDKISKSDEVKKPLHDLASRMMKRQK
- a CDS encoding universal stress protein: MRKDTILVPWDFTEVTENALLHALKLSTHLENKIQLIHIVKNEKQQSEAERRLKNDVERLSAKHGGVSIEPVVRAGSLFHEISNYASDHNISLVVMGTHGIKGVQKLTGSWALKVIVGSKVPFIVVQGPPSKSEEFKDIVFPLDYRQEVKQKVNWALFLAKYFDVNVHIMVPKSKDSGLQKKIKLNVNFAERIFKNHNINYNIQNIDSSGIGEKTIDYAKEIDADIILIMTTKNIDFTDYLLGAKEQYIIANPAQIPVMCANPRTDMNRYGSFSATGG